A region of Salirhabdus salicampi DNA encodes the following proteins:
- a CDS encoding sodium:solute symporter family protein, whose amino-acid sequence MITFIFVVFMIAIYLLAFKGYKRVDSAEDLIIANWNLPLPLVTWSLTAALLAAPFYFAAVDSGYFLGGWESFATMGGLGTAMIICAFTWVKPLRRLKGWTIADYYGIRFADKKLGAYAGIIMIVAFGFFNAGALTVGGAYIIQVIFDIPFWASAIVFVILTIVYTLMGGLWSLAYADVLNGIISVLGILTVTLVIIFTNQGEIFNPNWWDVNRLFDQSGADFWILYLVLALGNLAAADLGQRVAGAKSPSIASKSMIIAGLIVLIVGWTPGIIGEAFKMLYPGVENAESLLLLYPLDYWHPIFAGLFLTAMVGMAMSTLAACYMAAVGVFAKNIYLDFINKKPSQKKLLFYSRVAILVCGVVALYISISFEQVLAVAYLAWDIIFATLFWPLLLPPFWKGVSSKAVWSSISAGLFVYVVTLFAGVPLPGEGGLLWTLLQEPVFFAVVISGIIIVVVSKLSPPNQATLDAHARELDKTADELPTEETFGGDKWVN is encoded by the coding sequence ATGATTACGTTTATTTTTGTTGTCTTCATGATTGCCATCTACTTACTTGCCTTTAAAGGCTATAAAAGGGTAGACAGCGCAGAAGACCTCATTATTGCCAACTGGAACTTACCATTACCGTTGGTTACATGGAGTTTAACGGCTGCACTATTAGCTGCACCGTTTTACTTTGCGGCGGTGGATTCCGGTTATTTCTTAGGAGGATGGGAATCATTCGCCACAATGGGTGGTCTAGGAACGGCTATGATTATTTGTGCTTTCACATGGGTAAAGCCACTTAGAAGGTTAAAAGGTTGGACAATTGCCGATTATTACGGAATACGCTTTGCAGACAAAAAATTAGGTGCATACGCGGGAATCATCATGATTGTTGCCTTCGGTTTCTTTAATGCCGGTGCATTAACCGTTGGTGGGGCTTATATTATCCAAGTCATCTTTGACATTCCGTTTTGGGCAAGTGCCATCGTTTTCGTAATTCTTACGATTGTTTATACACTTATGGGAGGATTATGGTCATTAGCATACGCAGATGTGCTTAATGGAATCATATCTGTGTTAGGTATTTTAACGGTAACGTTAGTTATTATCTTTACGAATCAAGGGGAAATTTTCAATCCTAACTGGTGGGATGTGAATCGACTATTTGACCAAAGCGGGGCAGACTTTTGGATTTTATATTTAGTTCTCGCATTAGGCAACCTTGCCGCTGCTGATTTAGGCCAAAGAGTAGCTGGTGCTAAAAGTCCATCCATTGCCTCAAAATCAATGATCATTGCAGGCCTCATTGTTTTAATTGTTGGTTGGACTCCAGGAATTATTGGGGAAGCATTCAAGATGTTATATCCAGGGGTAGAAAATGCAGAATCATTATTACTTCTATATCCATTAGATTATTGGCACCCTATCTTTGCTGGTTTGTTTTTAACGGCGATGGTTGGAATGGCGATGTCGACATTAGCAGCATGTTACATGGCTGCAGTTGGTGTATTTGCGAAAAATATTTACTTAGATTTTATTAACAAAAAACCGTCACAAAAGAAGTTACTATTTTATTCAAGAGTTGCCATACTCGTTTGCGGTGTAGTAGCTCTATACATTTCCATTTCATTTGAACAAGTCTTAGCTGTAGCTTATCTTGCCTGGGATATTATTTTTGCGACTTTATTCTGGCCACTTCTACTTCCTCCGTTTTGGAAAGGTGTTTCATCGAAAGCAGTATGGAGCAGCATAAGTGCAGGATTGTTTGTATATGTAGTAACACTCTTTGCAGGGGTACCACTTCCTGGTGAAGGTGGATTACTATGGACGTTACTGCAAGAACCCGTATTCTTTGCGGTAGTCATTTCTGGTATTATTATCGTCGTTGTATCGAAATTATCTCCACCTAATCAGGCGACACTTGATGCCCATGCTAGAGAGCTAGACAAAACGGCGGATGAGCTACCAACGGAAGAAACGTTCGGAGGGGACAAATGGGTAAATTAA
- a CDS encoding polysaccharide deacetylase family protein, producing MKWPNGKQMAVVLSFDVDAETAFTFNEKNKSRMSLLSIGTYGRTVGLNRILTLLSENDLKANFFVPGAVANIDPTVIERIVEKNHPIGHHGYFHERLDDLTFEEEEEIIVKGREAIKKYAGYYPEGYRAPLWEINRHTPSLLKKYDFRFDSSLMGNDVPYTIDGGHNEKILEIPVTWLLDDWEQFAFSAEPPIGFSIEEPDKVYRLWKAEFDGLYQDGGCFVLTMHPQLIGRSSRINMLNELIHYMKSKPGVWFTTLNEIEEKWSSGELKVEHSPFIQLD from the coding sequence ATGAAATGGCCCAACGGAAAACAGATGGCTGTCGTTTTATCCTTTGATGTAGATGCTGAAACAGCTTTTACATTCAATGAGAAAAACAAGTCACGGATGTCACTATTATCTATAGGAACGTACGGAAGAACCGTTGGATTAAACCGCATTTTAACCTTGTTAAGCGAGAATGACCTGAAAGCAAACTTTTTTGTCCCAGGAGCTGTAGCTAATATAGATCCGACTGTTATCGAAAGAATAGTAGAGAAAAATCATCCAATTGGTCATCATGGCTACTTTCACGAACGCCTTGATGACTTAACCTTTGAAGAAGAAGAAGAGATTATAGTGAAAGGTAGAGAAGCAATTAAGAAATATGCGGGCTATTATCCAGAAGGGTATCGAGCACCCTTATGGGAAATAAATCGACATACGCCAAGCTTATTGAAAAAATATGATTTCCGCTTCGATTCTAGCTTAATGGGAAATGATGTTCCTTATACGATTGATGGTGGGCATAACGAAAAAATTCTTGAAATACCAGTCACATGGTTGCTAGATGACTGGGAACAATTTGCGTTTTCTGCTGAACCTCCAATCGGTTTCTCCATCGAGGAACCAGATAAAGTTTATCGACTATGGAAAGCAGAATTTGACGGACTGTACCAAGATGGTGGTTGCTTTGTGTTAACGATGCACCCGCAGCTTATTGGCAGAAGTTCCCGGATTAACATGCTAAACGAACTCATTCACTATATGAAATCGAAACCCGGGGTATGGTTTACAACATTAAATGAGATCGAGGAGAAATGGTCTTCCGGGGAATTAAAAGTTGAACACTCCCCTTTTATACAACTTGATTAA
- the speB gene encoding agmatinase: MAKEPKYGPSHHSDAPRYTGIRTFMKLPYITDPHEDIDVAIVGLPFDTAASYRSGSRFGPSGIREISMLLRPSNAFHKLNPFDYCSVIDYGDLPLIPGHIHESYDIMKTAYSALARHNIIPIGLGGDHSVTLGELRGLSEKYGALSLVHFDAHGDTWDNYWGKKYTHGTPFRRALEEHIVDPSTSIQIGLRGTVYDPSDVDEAINMGFHVITIDELRSLSPEQLSEQIKSTVGEKPVFLTFDIDFFDPAYAPGTGTPEPGGVTSYEGLNYVRHLPDLNYVGFDLVEVLPALDNAEITAQLGANIVYEFLSILAFHKRNQ, encoded by the coding sequence TTGGCTAAAGAACCTAAATATGGTCCAAGTCACCATAGTGATGCACCACGATACACTGGCATTAGAACTTTTATGAAACTGCCTTATATTACTGATCCTCATGAGGATATAGATGTTGCCATTGTAGGATTACCTTTCGACACTGCTGCAAGCTACCGGTCAGGATCCCGCTTCGGACCTTCCGGAATACGTGAAATTTCTATGCTTCTAAGACCTTCTAACGCTTTTCATAAACTCAACCCCTTTGATTATTGTTCTGTCATTGATTACGGTGATTTACCTCTAATACCCGGTCATATCCACGAATCCTATGACATTATGAAAACTGCTTATAGTGCACTGGCAAGGCATAATATTATTCCCATTGGGCTTGGTGGTGACCACTCTGTCACTTTAGGAGAACTAAGAGGATTGTCCGAAAAGTATGGAGCATTAAGTCTTGTTCACTTTGACGCCCACGGTGATACTTGGGACAACTATTGGGGCAAAAAGTATACTCATGGTACACCTTTTCGAAGAGCATTAGAAGAACACATTGTTGACCCCTCTACTTCAATCCAAATTGGACTTAGGGGAACCGTATATGATCCAAGTGATGTAGATGAAGCAATAAATATGGGTTTCCATGTGATTACGATAGACGAGCTTCGTTCCTTATCTCCTGAACAGTTAAGTGAACAAATTAAAAGCACGGTAGGAGAGAAGCCCGTATTTCTTACCTTCGATATCGACTTCTTTGATCCCGCATATGCACCAGGAACAGGAACACCTGAACCTGGTGGTGTAACGAGCTATGAAGGTCTGAACTATGTGCGTCATTTACCAGATTTAAACTATGTCGGTTTTGACTTGGTTGAGGTTTTGCCAGCGTTAGATAATGCTGAAATTACAGCTCAATTAGGGGCAAACATCGTTTATGAATTTCTATCTATTTTAGCATTCCATAAACGTAACCAATAG
- the fdhA gene encoding formaldehyde dehydrogenase, glutathione-independent translates to MAGNRGVVYVKPGEVEIRDISYPDLVLRDGPGVNPLNVGRKCNHGVILKVVTTNICGSDQHMVRGRTTAPSGLVLGHEITGEVIEVGSDVEFIKKGDLVSVPFNIACGRCRSCKQQDTHICENVNPDRPGSAYGYVDMGGWVGGQSEYVMVPYADFQLLKFPDKDLAMEKILDLTMLSDIFPTGYHGAVSAGVKPGSTVYVAGAGPVGLAAAHSAQLLGASVVIVGDLIEERLAQARSFGCETINLREHTDVGEQIEQILGVPEVDCAVDAVGFEASGHGEGAGEAPATVLNTAMQITRAGGRLGIPGLYVTGDPGGIDKDAQEGTLKIRLGLGWAKAHTFVTGQTPVMKYHRDLMMSILSGRAQIAKAVNATLISLDEAPNGYQQFDGGASKKFVIDPHGLVRQ, encoded by the coding sequence TTGGCGGGAAATCGTGGAGTTGTTTATGTGAAACCTGGAGAGGTGGAAATTCGGGATATTAGCTATCCTGATTTAGTACTTCGAGATGGACCGGGTGTAAACCCATTGAATGTTGGAAGAAAGTGTAATCATGGGGTTATTTTAAAAGTTGTTACGACAAACATTTGTGGTAGTGATCAGCATATGGTAAGAGGGCGGACAACGGCTCCTAGTGGCTTAGTGTTAGGGCATGAGATTACAGGTGAAGTGATTGAAGTCGGAAGTGATGTAGAATTTATTAAAAAAGGGGACTTAGTGTCTGTTCCGTTTAATATTGCATGTGGTCGTTGCCGTAGTTGTAAACAGCAAGATACTCACATTTGTGAAAATGTGAACCCTGACCGACCAGGATCAGCATACGGTTATGTAGATATGGGTGGCTGGGTCGGTGGCCAATCTGAATATGTCATGGTTCCATATGCAGATTTTCAGCTATTGAAGTTCCCAGATAAAGACCTGGCTATGGAGAAAATTCTTGATTTAACGATGCTCTCTGATATTTTCCCAACGGGTTATCACGGTGCAGTAAGCGCTGGTGTTAAACCTGGTTCCACAGTATATGTTGCTGGCGCAGGCCCAGTAGGACTTGCTGCTGCCCACTCTGCCCAACTACTTGGTGCATCTGTTGTTATTGTTGGTGACTTAATTGAAGAACGTTTAGCTCAAGCGAGAAGCTTTGGCTGTGAGACGATTAACCTTCGGGAACATACAGATGTAGGAGAGCAAATTGAACAAATTTTAGGTGTACCTGAAGTCGATTGCGCGGTAGATGCGGTTGGTTTTGAAGCAAGTGGACACGGTGAAGGTGCTGGTGAAGCTCCCGCAACGGTATTAAACACAGCAATGCAAATTACGAGAGCTGGTGGACGTCTTGGGATTCCAGGTTTATATGTAACAGGAGACCCAGGTGGAATTGATAAAGATGCTCAAGAAGGAACATTAAAAATTCGTCTCGGACTTGGTTGGGCTAAAGCTCACACATTTGTCACCGGGCAAACGCCGGTCATGAAATACCATCGCGATTTGATGATGTCCATTTTAAGCGGCCGCGCACAAATTGCGAAAGCAGTAAATGCTACCCTAATCTCCCTTGACGAAGCACCGAATGGATATCAACAGTTTGACGGCGGCGCATCGAAAAAATTCGTCATTGATCCTCACGGCTTAGTGAGACAATAA
- a CDS encoding alpha/beta fold hydrolase, producing the protein MSRSRIQKEYISISNVNVYCEYILNGKPPIVLIHGYLSSTYTFNRLMPLLTEHFSVIAIDLPGFGRSEKSRTFYYSFANYGKLVLECMDYFGIEKAFLAGHSMGGQLVINAAKIAPERVQKLILLCSSGYQKRVNKSLVFSSYLPFFHIYARRYIGQKTIREALEDVLYDHSLITDEMMTEFERPLLQKDFYKSLIRLLRHREGDLPSSELAKIDTQALLIWGEEDKVVPLNIGKRLVRDLPNATLISYPQTGHLITEERPRELFQDIVSFTDIGK; encoded by the coding sequence ATGTCCAGGAGCCGCATCCAAAAGGAATACATATCGATTTCAAATGTAAATGTTTATTGTGAATATATTTTAAATGGGAAGCCGCCTATTGTACTCATTCACGGGTATTTATCATCAACCTATACCTTCAATCGACTTATGCCTCTTTTGACAGAGCATTTTTCCGTTATTGCTATAGATTTACCTGGTTTTGGGAGAAGTGAAAAATCCCGTACATTTTATTATTCCTTTGCGAACTATGGTAAATTGGTACTTGAATGTATGGATTATTTTGGAATAGAAAAGGCTTTTTTGGCAGGTCACTCAATGGGGGGGCAACTCGTAATAAATGCTGCTAAAATTGCTCCTGAAAGAGTTCAAAAACTCATCCTTCTATGTAGTTCTGGCTATCAAAAGAGAGTGAATAAATCTCTTGTTTTTAGTTCGTACTTACCTTTCTTTCATATATATGCACGACGCTATATTGGACAAAAAACAATTAGAGAAGCCTTGGAAGATGTGTTATATGATCACTCCCTTATTACAGATGAAATGATGACGGAATTTGAACGGCCACTGTTACAGAAGGATTTTTACAAATCACTGATAAGACTATTGAGGCACCGAGAAGGGGATCTACCTTCATCTGAATTAGCGAAAATTGATACCCAGGCTTTATTAATATGGGGAGAAGAGGATAAAGTCGTACCATTGAATATAGGAAAACGGTTAGTAAGAGATCTTCCAAATGCAACATTGATTTCGTATCCTCAAACAGGACATTTAATTACAGAAGAAAGACCGAGAGAACTTTTTCAGGACATTGTTTCATTCACTGATATTGGAAAATGA
- a CDS encoding multicopper oxidase domain-containing protein, whose translation MIREYHVVAIPLRIVYNQYGDHDPDGKIFTLKENVDKIKQLVKQNPHTPIELVQPLTIRANVGDEVVIYFENQLNEYASMHFQDVEYDVVKTDGAFVGSNPNTTVPPKGHITYQFTVDHEGICYFSDMGDVSSEQGSSNRSGLWGALIVEQRGSTWTDPETGEPLKSGVYADIHNPLKPSFREYVWFFNDEAIIKDLTGNTPIHPHTGEEDESLHAVNYRSEPMRNRLKLMEEGVVCPGCVGEEVHHDSWAFGDPSTPILRGYKGDPVKIRLINGGVKETHVFHYHVHQWLKDPNEIDSEIIDAQSVGPQSHYTIEPLYGLGSLPKAIGDSIIHCHLYPHFGVGMWGISRVFDTLQDGSQTYPDGTTIKALKPLPDRPIPPKPTKEKPGFPNFIPGKVGYKAPRPPLSIVGGRDMTELEKNASIQNARPGAIFTDASLGNPVVKEFNISAIEIPIIYNNEEWYDPYGRIYVLDEEIDDIKAGRKPIEPLVLHAEAGSCIRINFTNRLPEVLQGSPFQLSNRTYECGVHVHFVKFDGLVSDGANVGWNYDSSVLQGETIRYEWYADVELKAVFYHDHLFASSHQQHGMFGGAIIHPRFSTFLSSETGSEVNCGTQITVTNPILPDYRDFTLFAQDFTMLYDNNDNPIEPPPFPDSQDDPGVSAINYRNAPLPFRIGPGDEVAYSFSSFVHGDPETPILRTYEGDSIRIRLIQGSHEESHSFNMHGIRWKREQRDLNSPFVSQQHTGISESFTLETYVPRSGDYLYAFETIEDIWLGAWGLIRAYEEKVDNLIPLPNRSEQSKKQETSPEQTGSPPNKAQLNSTLFSGSKLKQYNISAIQAPIQYNENGDYDPDGIIFVLDEKVEKISSGEVNPEPLVIRANVGDLVEVTLTNRLNANTLHKPKNKNTHHYPSIKLNNFYHPSLRISLHPQLVQYDVKSSSGETVGFNPDQTIAPGETITYQWYIDDYVGAVNLWDMADVRHHKHHGAFGTLIVEPRGSAYLDPATLHPTKSTTNAVITNPFLPTFREHVLIMHDGIRLLDNNNNEIRDPIIDNGEEADTYDQGSKGFNYRSERLFNRAENIHDHKIFSLSHYGDPATPMLEAYKGDPVVIRLLMPSERRRTHTFHLHGHRWRLNPNNMNSAYSSVHGLNTVGSKLDAYIEGGAGGKFKHPGDYMYRAGNIMWSLESGMWGLLRVHDQINNKNVKPLSDL comes from the coding sequence TTGATTCGTGAATATCATGTCGTTGCCATCCCTTTACGTATTGTTTATAACCAATATGGTGACCATGATCCAGATGGAAAAATATTTACTTTAAAAGAAAATGTAGATAAGATAAAACAACTCGTAAAACAGAACCCACACACGCCTATTGAACTCGTCCAACCGTTAACGATTCGAGCGAATGTTGGGGATGAAGTAGTTATTTACTTTGAAAATCAACTAAACGAATATGCTTCCATGCACTTCCAAGATGTTGAATACGATGTAGTGAAAACAGATGGAGCTTTCGTCGGATCAAATCCTAATACAACTGTCCCACCAAAAGGGCACATAACGTATCAGTTTACAGTTGATCATGAAGGAATATGTTATTTTTCAGATATGGGAGATGTTTCTAGTGAGCAAGGAAGCTCGAACAGAAGTGGGTTATGGGGGGCGTTAATTGTTGAGCAACGAGGATCTACATGGACAGATCCCGAAACAGGTGAGCCATTAAAAAGTGGGGTTTACGCGGATATTCATAATCCACTTAAACCTTCCTTCCGGGAATATGTATGGTTTTTTAATGACGAAGCTATAATTAAAGATTTAACAGGAAATACCCCAATCCATCCTCATACCGGTGAGGAGGATGAATCCCTTCATGCCGTAAACTACCGCTCAGAACCTATGAGAAATCGTTTGAAATTGATGGAAGAGGGAGTTGTTTGCCCTGGTTGTGTAGGGGAGGAAGTTCACCATGATTCTTGGGCCTTTGGTGACCCATCGACCCCAATATTACGTGGTTATAAAGGAGACCCAGTCAAGATACGACTTATTAATGGAGGGGTTAAGGAAACCCACGTGTTCCATTATCATGTTCACCAATGGTTAAAGGATCCTAACGAAATTGATTCCGAAATTATCGATGCACAATCAGTTGGCCCACAATCTCATTATACGATAGAGCCTTTATATGGATTGGGCAGTTTACCAAAAGCAATAGGCGATTCGATTATCCACTGTCACTTATATCCTCATTTTGGTGTTGGGATGTGGGGAATTAGCCGCGTGTTTGATACGTTACAAGATGGAAGCCAAACATACCCTGATGGAACGACCATTAAGGCATTGAAACCGTTGCCTGACCGTCCTATCCCTCCAAAACCGACGAAAGAAAAACCCGGATTCCCCAACTTCATCCCTGGTAAAGTTGGATATAAAGCACCACGACCTCCACTCTCAATCGTAGGTGGTAGAGATATGACCGAACTGGAAAAAAACGCCTCCATCCAAAATGCAAGACCTGGTGCTATATTCACAGATGCTAGTCTTGGCAATCCTGTCGTGAAAGAATTTAATATCTCCGCAATTGAAATTCCAATTATTTATAACAATGAAGAGTGGTATGACCCATATGGAAGAATCTATGTGTTAGATGAAGAAATCGACGATATTAAAGCCGGACGTAAACCGATCGAACCACTTGTTCTTCATGCGGAAGCTGGATCTTGCATTCGTATTAATTTCACCAATAGATTACCCGAAGTTTTACAAGGTTCTCCATTTCAACTATCGAATCGAACATATGAATGTGGCGTTCACGTTCATTTTGTTAAATTTGACGGTCTCGTTTCCGATGGAGCAAATGTTGGTTGGAATTATGACAGCAGTGTTTTACAAGGGGAAACGATACGTTATGAGTGGTATGCAGATGTCGAATTAAAAGCTGTATTTTATCACGATCACTTATTTGCTTCTTCACACCAACAACACGGCATGTTTGGTGGAGCTATTATTCATCCTAGATTTTCAACTTTTCTCAGCTCAGAAACAGGTTCCGAAGTCAATTGTGGCACACAAATTACGGTTACAAACCCAATATTACCTGACTATAGAGATTTCACTTTATTTGCACAAGATTTCACCATGTTATATGACAATAACGATAATCCTATCGAACCACCGCCATTTCCAGACTCACAAGATGATCCAGGTGTTAGCGCGATTAACTATCGTAATGCCCCGCTACCTTTTCGAATAGGTCCAGGCGATGAAGTAGCATATTCATTTAGTTCCTTTGTCCATGGTGATCCTGAAACGCCAATACTAAGGACGTATGAAGGTGATTCGATTAGAATTCGATTAATCCAAGGATCACATGAAGAATCCCATAGCTTTAATATGCATGGTATACGATGGAAAAGAGAACAGAGAGACTTAAATTCCCCATTTGTATCCCAACAGCACACCGGTATATCCGAGTCTTTTACACTTGAGACTTATGTTCCTCGAAGTGGTGACTATTTATATGCCTTTGAAACAATTGAAGATATATGGTTAGGAGCTTGGGGACTAATTAGGGCATATGAGGAAAAAGTAGATAATTTAATTCCCCTTCCTAACAGATCAGAACAAAGCAAGAAACAGGAAACTTCACCTGAACAAACTGGTTCCCCTCCTAATAAAGCACAATTGAATTCAACGCTCTTTTCAGGATCTAAACTAAAACAATATAACATATCAGCTATTCAAGCCCCTATTCAATATAATGAAAATGGCGATTACGACCCTGACGGAATTATTTTTGTCTTAGATGAAAAAGTGGAGAAAATTTCATCTGGAGAGGTGAATCCTGAACCACTGGTCATTAGAGCGAATGTAGGCGATTTGGTTGAAGTAACGTTAACGAATCGGCTCAATGCCAATACGTTACACAAACCGAAGAATAAGAATACACATCATTACCCTAGTATTAAATTAAACAACTTTTACCATCCTTCATTACGCATATCACTGCATCCACAACTCGTTCAATATGATGTAAAGTCTTCTAGTGGCGAAACTGTTGGATTTAACCCTGATCAAACAATTGCACCGGGAGAAACAATTACGTACCAATGGTACATTGATGATTATGTTGGGGCTGTCAACTTATGGGATATGGCTGATGTACGACATCATAAGCACCATGGGGCATTCGGTACTCTAATTGTCGAACCAAGAGGATCAGCCTATTTAGACCCGGCTACACTCCACCCTACAAAATCAACAACAAATGCTGTTATAACGAATCCATTTTTACCGACATTCCGAGAACACGTATTGATTATGCACGATGGGATACGATTGCTAGACAATAATAATAATGAAATACGCGATCCAATCATTGACAATGGAGAAGAGGCCGACACCTACGATCAAGGTTCTAAAGGATTTAATTATCGATCAGAACGTCTCTTTAATCGGGCTGAAAATATTCATGACCATAAAATATTTAGTTTAAGTCACTACGGTGACCCAGCAACTCCAATGTTGGAAGCCTATAAAGGAGACCCTGTAGTTATTCGATTACTCATGCCATCAGAGAGAAGAAGGACTCACACTTTCCACCTCCATGGCCATAGATGGCGCCTCAACCCAAATAACATGAACTCGGCTTATTCTTCTGTACACGGTTTGAACACAGTAGGTTCAAAACTAGACGCGTACATTGAAGGTGGGGCAGGAGGTAAGTTTAAACATCCTGGAGACTACATGTATCGGGCAGGGAACATTATGTGGAGCTTAGAAAGTGGTATGTGGGGCTTGTTAAGAGTCCATGACCAGATAAACAACAAAAATGTAAAACCATTATCAGACTTATAA
- a CDS encoding NADH:flavin oxidoreductase, protein MTPKLFDEVKVGNLTFNNRVGVAPMTRTSATDEGSATDQMVRYYAKFARGGYSLIITEGTYPDDKYSQGYYNQPGIINDEQMSAWKRVVDSVHQEGGKIIVQLMHAGALSQGNRFTNDTLAPSAVQPKGEQMAFYGGDGPFSVPKEATKEDITEVVQGFVQAAKRAKEAGFDGVEIHGANGYILDQFLTDYTNKRTDEYGGSTENRVRLLVEVSKQVREAVGNDFAVGIRISQGKVNDYYHKWADKEKDAEIIFGQLGSAGLDFIHVTEFEAWQPAFPDGEGTHATDSAFGNGGLTLAALAKKYGKLPVIANGSLHDPERAKEIVENGDADIITLGRGALANEDWPKKVENGEQPEEFVPENFLSPDATIKDHEA, encoded by the coding sequence ATGACACCCAAATTATTCGACGAAGTGAAAGTCGGCAATCTAACATTCAACAACCGTGTCGGTGTAGCGCCTATGACAAGGACGAGTGCCACAGATGAAGGTTCAGCAACGGATCAAATGGTTCGTTATTATGCGAAATTTGCTCGTGGTGGATATAGTTTAATCATTACAGAGGGCACATATCCCGATGATAAATATAGCCAAGGGTATTATAATCAACCGGGGATAATTAATGATGAACAAATGTCTGCATGGAAGCGTGTAGTGGACTCAGTTCATCAAGAAGGTGGAAAAATTATTGTACAACTTATGCACGCAGGTGCCTTGTCCCAAGGAAATCGGTTTACTAACGATACGTTAGCTCCTTCTGCCGTTCAACCGAAAGGGGAACAGATGGCGTTTTATGGTGGGGATGGTCCGTTTTCGGTACCAAAGGAAGCGACGAAAGAAGATATTACCGAGGTTGTGCAAGGCTTTGTACAGGCTGCAAAACGAGCAAAAGAAGCAGGCTTTGATGGTGTTGAAATACACGGGGCAAATGGGTATATTTTAGATCAATTTTTAACTGACTACACAAATAAGCGAACAGACGAATACGGCGGTTCTACGGAAAATCGGGTTCGTTTACTCGTTGAAGTTTCAAAACAAGTTCGTGAAGCGGTAGGGAATGACTTTGCCGTAGGTATTCGTATCTCACAAGGTAAAGTAAACGATTACTATCATAAGTGGGCGGATAAGGAAAAGGATGCAGAAATTATTTTTGGCCAACTAGGAAGTGCGGGATTAGACTTTATTCATGTTACTGAATTTGAGGCGTGGCAACCAGCATTCCCTGATGGAGAGGGAACCCATGCAACAGATTCAGCCTTCGGAAATGGAGGACTAACGCTTGCTGCACTCGCTAAGAAATACGGGAAGCTGCCAGTTATTGCAAACGGAAGTCTTCATGATCCAGAGCGTGCTAAAGAAATTGTAGAAAATGGCGATGCAGATATTATTACATTAGGACGTGGAGCACTTGCAAATGAAGATTGGCCGAAGAAAGTAGAGAATGGTGAACAGCCTGAAGAATTTGTACCAGAAAACTTTTTAAGTCCTGATGCGACAATTAAGGATCATGAAGCATAG
- a CDS encoding type 1 glutamine amidotransferase domain-containing protein, which produces MAKVLAVLSSGYKDEEHDYETGWWGEELFAPLHALEEAGHTVDLASPLGGKPTVDDASFLPEYDPEGTYKALYESGRADDTQKLSEVDPNEYDVVLIVGGHGAMYDLAKDEHLHQIINTIYDKGGIVAAECHGPAPLIWTMRPDGKSIIAGKKVTGYPDEIEPEGLLDILPFSLEQEMSKIAKYDKGDLNEKAHAVWGDEQIITSRDPFSSELMGEELVKALKKKNV; this is translated from the coding sequence ATGGCAAAAGTATTAGCGGTTTTATCAAGTGGCTATAAGGATGAGGAACATGATTATGAAACAGGTTGGTGGGGAGAAGAATTATTTGCCCCATTACATGCTTTAGAAGAGGCTGGTCATACAGTTGATCTTGCATCTCCATTAGGAGGGAAACCAACAGTTGACGATGCAAGTTTTCTACCGGAATATGACCCTGAAGGAACTTACAAAGCGTTGTATGAATCAGGCCGGGCTGACGACACTCAAAAGCTTTCGGAGGTTGACCCTAATGAATACGATGTTGTATTAATCGTTGGTGGACATGGTGCGATGTATGATTTAGCGAAAGACGAACACTTACATCAAATTATTAATACGATTTATGATAAAGGCGGAATTGTTGCGGCTGAATGTCACGGACCCGCACCTCTCATTTGGACAATGCGCCCAGACGGAAAAAGCATCATAGCAGGGAAAAAGGTGACCGGCTATCCAGATGAGATTGAGCCAGAAGGATTGCTTGATATTCTCCCATTTAGCTTAGAACAAGAAATGTCTAAAATCGCAAAATATGATAAAGGTGACCTAAATGAAAAAGCTCATGCAGTTTGGGGAGATGAACAAATTATTACCAGTCGAGACCCATTCTCCTCAGAGTTAATGGGAGAAGAACTTGTGAAAGCTTTAAAAAAGAAAAATGTTTAG